The Iamia majanohamensis genome window below encodes:
- the cysS gene encoding cysteine--tRNA ligase: MRLFDTARGEVVPFEPGEVVTMYTCGITPYDATHIGHAATYITYDVLQRRLRDLGHDTRCVRNITDVDDDMLRKAREVGVHYLDLAAAEVAKFDDDMEALDLLPVASEPRATSAIADIRGFIGMVMDRGHAYAAGGAVYFDVSSSERFGSLSGYDRETMLALAAERGGNVEDPNKRNPLDFVLWQPSAADEPAWDSLWGPGRPGWHIECSALAMRELGTTIDLHGGGADLIFPHHECEAAQSEAATGEPFVRHWMHQAMVRMDGEKMSKSLGNLAFVSELRKEHDARAIRLAVVANHYRSEWEWTDDVMPAAEARLERWLAAGAGDGALAEVRAALDDDLDTPAAVAAIDAAAEAGRGVSDAAMLLGIDVLREA, translated from the coding sequence ATGCGCCTCTTCGACACGGCGAGGGGCGAGGTCGTCCCGTTCGAGCCTGGCGAGGTCGTCACCATGTACACGTGCGGCATCACGCCGTACGACGCCACCCACATCGGTCACGCCGCGACCTACATCACCTACGACGTGCTCCAGCGGCGGCTGCGGGACCTCGGCCACGACACCCGGTGCGTGCGCAACATCACCGACGTCGACGACGACATGCTGCGCAAGGCCCGTGAGGTCGGCGTCCACTACCTCGACCTGGCGGCCGCCGAGGTGGCCAAGTTCGACGACGACATGGAGGCCCTCGACCTCCTGCCCGTGGCCAGCGAGCCCCGGGCCACCTCGGCCATCGCCGACATCCGGGGCTTCATCGGCATGGTGATGGACCGGGGCCACGCCTATGCGGCCGGCGGCGCCGTCTACTTCGACGTGTCGAGCTCGGAGCGGTTCGGGAGCCTGTCGGGCTACGACCGCGAGACGATGCTGGCCCTCGCCGCCGAGCGGGGCGGCAACGTCGAGGACCCGAACAAGCGGAACCCGCTCGACTTCGTGCTGTGGCAGCCGTCGGCCGCCGACGAGCCCGCGTGGGACTCGCTGTGGGGCCCGGGGCGGCCGGGGTGGCACATCGAGTGCTCGGCGCTGGCCATGCGGGAGCTGGGGACGACGATCGACCTGCACGGCGGGGGGGCGGACCTGATCTTCCCCCACCACGAGTGCGAGGCGGCCCAGTCCGAGGCGGCCACCGGCGAGCCGTTCGTGCGCCACTGGATGCACCAGGCGATGGTGCGGATGGACGGCGAGAAGATGTCGAAGTCGCTGGGGAACCTGGCCTTCGTGAGCGAGCTGCGCAAGGAGCACGACGCCCGGGCCATCCGCCTGGCGGTGGTGGCCAACCACTACCGCAGCGAGTGGGAGTGGACCGACGACGTCATGCCCGCGGCCGAGGCCCGCCTCGAGCGCTGGCTGGCGGCCGGCGCTGGTGACGGTGCGCTGGCCGAGGTCCGCGCCGCCCTCGACGACGACCTCGACACGCCAGCCGCCGTGGCCGCCATCGACGCCGCGGCCGAGGCGGGTCGGGGCGTGTCGGACGCCGCCATGCTCCTCGGCATCGACGTCCTGCGCGAGGCGTAG
- a CDS encoding trypsin-like peptidase domain-containing protein codes for MVLAAAVVLALLLGGGVVGAALLAGGGDGEAAPPPTSAPEGGMEAAAPTTEPSDTDLVELHGDAVWKVEVAGCGEEGSGSAWAIDAHHLVTNAHVASIDSSPVVRSRGGRAQDGTVVGLSEELDLAVIEVDTAMPATLAWADTGDLAEGERVLGLGYPIPGAFAATPGSLLSFEVEGSERVAVRTDAALDAGNSGGPLLTASGEVAGLVTYLDTEGYQQVAVARTADHLGAAVDEMVAATGEVPVNCSRLEAAPPPVTEPPPIVEPEPEPEPLPEPTLPPIPTLPPTTTVPCPTGAPTVTVDAADAVQESPEYSPEWWSISVRGTVRNDTSASITVGMVDITVDGVPGTHLGFVDAFELRPGEASPFSADLYVDSASPPGGASATMNGWGWADWDFSDCGTA; via the coding sequence GTGGTCCTGGCCGCTGCGGTGGTGCTGGCGCTGCTCCTCGGAGGAGGCGTCGTCGGCGCCGCCCTCCTCGCCGGGGGAGGTGACGGCGAGGCTGCGCCGCCTCCCACCTCCGCACCTGAAGGCGGCATGGAGGCTGCGGCACCCACGACCGAGCCGAGCGACACGGACCTGGTCGAGCTTCACGGCGACGCCGTGTGGAAGGTCGAGGTCGCGGGGTGCGGGGAGGAGGGGAGCGGCTCGGCCTGGGCCATCGATGCCCACCACCTCGTCACCAACGCCCATGTCGCGTCGATCGACTCCTCACCGGTGGTGCGGTCTCGCGGCGGGCGGGCCCAGGACGGGACCGTCGTCGGTCTCTCGGAGGAGCTTGACCTCGCCGTCATCGAGGTCGACACCGCCATGCCTGCGACCCTCGCCTGGGCCGACACCGGTGACCTGGCCGAGGGCGAGCGGGTCCTGGGCCTCGGCTACCCGATTCCCGGCGCCTTCGCCGCCACCCCGGGGTCGCTGCTCAGCTTCGAGGTCGAGGGCTCCGAGCGAGTCGCCGTTCGCACAGACGCCGCCCTCGACGCCGGCAACAGCGGGGGACCATTGCTCACCGCTTCTGGGGAGGTCGCGGGCTTGGTGACCTACCTCGACACCGAGGGCTACCAGCAGGTCGCGGTGGCCCGGACGGCTGACCACCTCGGCGCTGCGGTCGACGAGATGGTCGCGGCGACCGGTGAGGTGCCGGTGAACTGCTCCCGGCTCGAAGCGGCACCGCCTCCCGTGACCGAGCCCCCGCCGATCGTGGAGCCGGAACCGGAACCGGAGCCGCTCCCCGAGCCGACGCTGCCGCCGATCCCCACCCTCCCGCCCACGACGACAGTGCCGTGCCCGACCGGTGCGCCGACGGTGACGGTGGACGCCGCCGACGCAGTGCAGGAGTCCCCCGAGTACAGCCCGGAGTGGTGGTCGATCTCGGTGCGAGGCACCGTCCGCAACGACACCTCCGCCTCCATCACGGTCGGCATGGTCGACATCACGGTCGACGGTGTGCCGGGGACCCATCTGGGCTTCGTCGACGCGTTCGAACTGCGACCCGGCGAAGCGTCGCCGTTCTCGGCTGATCTCTACGTCGACTCGGCCTCACCCCCAGGCGGCGCAAGCGCCACGATGAACGGCTGGGGCTGGGCCGACTGGGACTTCTCCGACTGCGGCACGGCCTGA